DNA sequence from the Cohnella herbarum genome:
CGAACGGATCCAAGTCCGAATCGTCACGCCCTCCCGCGGGCTTCATGCCCTCGTAGGAGTTAGTATCCTCGCTCGCGCTAATAACGGTTCAAGTCGACGGACGATTAGGTCCGTCCAATTTCTTGTCGAATCCGGGGGATAACGGGGATCGGTCTTTCCTGTCGCGATTGGCTGCTTTCCGTACGGACTTCGAAGACCCTTGCTCTCTTGGCATGGAAGCATCCTCCTCATTGGATGTATCCCCCGTAGTGTAACCCATTTATAGCCTCTTATCCGTGCTTGCGAACATCGCTAATCATACTTCCCGGTTTGTAGAAAGAAACAACGAAAGTCGTCCCTTGCCCGACCGTCGATTCGACGTGAATTTTCCCGTTATGGCGTTCAACGATGCTTAAGCATAAAGCCAGCCCCAAGCCCGTTCCGTTCGTCTTAGTCGTGTAGAACGGTTCGAATAGCCGTTCCAGTTTCTCCGGAGGAATGCCGACTCCATTATCCGTAACGCGAAGCTGCACCGTATCCTCGAAATCCAAGGTCTCTATTCGCAGAACGCCCTTATCGCTCATCGCCTCCATGCCGTTGCGGGCTAGGTTCAGAACAAGCTGCTTGACTTCTTTGCTATTCATCTCGAGATTTTCCATGCCCTCTCCGAGCCGCAATTCGATCATTTGTCCGCGCAGATTGGCATCCGCCCAGATCAATGGAAGCAAGTCGTTAAGCAGCTCGTTGAGGTTGGACGGTTCCTTCTCGACGATTCTATTTTGCGCCAAGGACAGAAAATCGTTAATAATAGCGTTAGCCCGATCCAATTCGTCCAGAACGATACGAAAATAGGACTGATGCTCGGATGGGCTTCGTTCATTAAGCAATTGTACGAAACCTCTGATGACGGCCATCGGATTACGGATTTCATGCGTGATGCTCGCCGCCATCTGGCCGACTAAGCTTAGTCGCTCCATCTTGTTAACCTCGTCCTTCAACCTCTGAAGCTCCGTCACGTCGTGACCGATGAACAACACGCCGTCCGTCCCTTGCGCCGACATTCCATTAATCGGACAAGTAACGGTATAGAACGTTCGCCCGTGCAACATGACGATCTCGATGAGCTTGTCTTCTCCTTGCAGGACGCGCTTTACCGGACTCTTCTCGAATCGCACGTCCATTTTGTCCAAGAAGAAAGAAAAATCCTGAGCCAGAATATCGTTCCGTCCAAGCGGAGTAACGAATTTCAACGCCATATCGTTAACGTGCGTAATCTTTCCGTTAATATCGCAGAAGACGACCATCAACGGAGTATTATCGATAAATTGCTGCAGCCTCCGCATTTCATTTCGGTACTTCATGGACACTTCGTGAAGCTGTATTTGCAATTGAATCCGTTCATAGGAAAGCTCGGCGAAATGAACGCACATAAAGGTTACCGCTAATAGTAACAGTCCGAAGAACGATGAAAAAACCAGAACCTTGGAGGCTACGTCCCAATTCAAATTCGGAATGCTAGAGACGTAGGCAGCATTTTGAATCAAAATAAGAATCACGCACAAGAGGGCGACGTTAATAAACTTGCCTTTTCTATTTTTGGATTGAAAGATGGGAATACGAGAAAATAATATCGGAATATATATAATAATAAAAAACGCTAATATGATATATTCCCAATGATAGGTAATCTGGTTGAGCTTCGTCACGAGATAGACGACCAGCAAAACCGTGGCAACGGGGATGCCTCCATACAGCGAACCGATAATGAAAGGAATATTACGTAGATCGAAATAAACGCCGTGCTCGCTAACCATAGAAAAATTCATGTTCAGTAACATGCCTACGCAGCAAGCCAAACCCAGCGCTATGTGGGTGTATCGGGTTCTTTCAGGCTTTGAGTACCAAACCATGAAGATAAACACGGGCAGAAAAGCAATTAGGACTTGTAGTAGCGTCTCTTTCCACATCCAGTGAACCCCCAGCAAGTATGGATCGGCATATACACAATTTCCCACTTATATAATCACTTAGATTAAAACACATCTCACCATAGGTTACAATAATAGGCTTAGGTTGCAAGAGCAGGAATTGAGCAGGTATGGATGAGGTATGGAGCGCGCGCGGATGTGTTAGAATCTAAATAAAAACAAAAAATCGGGAGTTTTATAGATGAACTACGACGTAATCGTAATAGGCGGCGGATCTGCCGGTCTAATGGCCAGCATCGCGGCAAGCAAACAAGGCGCTAAAGTCCTTCTGCTCGATAAAGGGGAGAAGCTGGGGCGTAAGCTCGGAATTTCCGGAGGCGGCAGATGTAACGTGACCAATAATAAGGAAGACGATGAGTTGATCAAACATATTCCCGGTAACGGGAGATTCTTATACAGCTCGTTTTCCAACTTCAACAACAAAGATATTATCGCTTTCTTCGAGAACCTCGGAATCAAGCTTAAGGAAGAAGATAACGGGCGAATGTTCCCCGTTACGGATAGAGCGAAGACCGTCGTAGACACCCTCGTCGGGCAGATCCGCAAGCAAGGCGTAGAGATCAAGCTTAACTCTCCTGTGGATACGATCATTTACGAGGACAACCGCGTGGCCGGCGTTCGCCTCAGATCGGGCGAAGCGATAGACGGCAATGCCGTCATCGTCGCCTCCGGCGGCAAATCCGTGCCTCAAACCGGTTCAACGGGAGACGGGTACCCTTGGGCGGTAAAAGCGGGACATACGATTACGGAGCTATTTCCGACGGAGGTTCCGTTAACGTCCAACGAACCGTTCATTACGAGCAAAGAGCTTCAAGGCCTTTCCCTTAGGGACGTTTCCTTGTCCGTATGGAATCCGAAAGGAAAGAAAATCATCGAGCACCACGGCGACATGCTCTTCACCCATTTCGGCGTGTCTGGGCCGATCGCGCTACGCTGCAGCCAATTCGTCGTCAAAGCGCTCAAGCAATTTCAGGTAGGAAATATTGAAGTGTCCGTCGATTTGATGCCGGACAACAGCGTGGACGAAGTGTATTCCCTAACGATGAGGTTAACGGAGCTTGAGCCGCGAAAGTCCATCAAAAACATTCTTAAAGCTTGTTTGCCCGAGAAAATGATCCCGCTGTTGCTGCAACAAGCGGGACTGGCCGAATCGCTCACCTATGATAACCTTCCCAGACAGGATTGGATGCAATTAGCCAAGCTGATCAAGCGATTCCCGATCAGGGTATACGGAACTTTGTCGATAGAAGATGCTTTCGTAACCGGCGGGGGAATTCATTTAAAGGAAATCGATCCGCGTACGATGGAGTCCAAGCTTGTGAGCGGATTGTATTTTTGCGGAGAAATACTCGATATTCACGGGTATACGGGGGGCTATAACATTACGGCTGCTTTCTCCACGGGATATTCCGCAGGCATGAATGCCGCGATTCGGTAAAACGAAATACGGAACGCATAGATCAGCGGGATATCCGCTGCCATGCGTTCCGTATTTTTTATTTGGTACCGGTGAACGTAATCCCTTGAACGAAAAAGCGATTGAAGAAAATGTATATCAGCAGCGCCGGAATCGTCATAATGATCGATGCCGCCATGATGTAGTTCCAGAAGCTGATATACTGCCCCTTGAACGTGTTCAACCCGACCGACAACGTAAACATCGACTTATCGGACATCAGCATGAGCGGCTTCAGGAACTCGTTCCATGCGCCCATGAAGATGAATATCGTCTGCGCCGCAAGAGCCGGCTTCGCCAGAGGCAGGACGACTTTGAAGAACAGCCCGAACCTGCCCAAGCCGTCCAATTCCGCGGCTTCTTCAAGCTCTTTAGGGAAGCTGATGAAAAATTGGCGCATCATGAAGATGTAGGTCGCTTGAGCGGCCATCGGAACGATGATCGCCTGATAACTGTTCAACCAGCCAAGCTCCTTGATAATCAGGTAACTCGGAATAATCGTCAATTGGCCAGGAATCATGATCATGGCCAGTATACTGTAGAACATCAACGTGCTGCCCGGAAAACGAATTCGAGCCAGCGCATAGCCTGCCATGGAATTAAACAGCAGATTAAATATCGTAACCGATATGGCTATGAACGCGCTGTTCAAGAACCAGCGGGAGAACAGGGGCTCCTGCTTGAAGATGGTTTGATAATTATCTAGCGTAAAATGCTTCGGTATGAAGTGTATGCCTCCGGAAACGATCTCCGGCAATGATTTGAACGATGCGGACAACGCCCATAAAAACGGAACAAACGTGATGAGCGCGTAGACGCTCAGCAGGACATAGAACACCGGCCTGAAACGATTGATCGAACGCATTTCCTATCCCCTCCTAATTCAGCCGCTCTTCCTTGAAGATTAACCGCTGGATAAGCGTAATGAGCATGATGACGACCGCAAGCAAAAAGGCAAGAGCGGAAGCATACCCCATATCCATGCTTTTGAAGGCGTACTGGTAGATGAGCAACACCATGGTCAGCGTCGCGTTGTTCGGTCCCCCGGAGCCTGCCGAGAAAATGTAGGATTGGTCGAATAACTGAAACGTTCCGATAATCCCCATGACGACTACGTAGAAAGTGACGGGTTTAAGCTGGGGCACCGTAATGCGCCAGAACTTCTGCCAGCCGTTCGCTCCGTCGATATCCGCCGCCTCGTATAGGTTCTCGGGAATATCTTGCAAAGCGGCCAAATAAATTACCATAAACAGCGGCGCCGTCGACCATATATTCATGATCATGATGCCCAACAGCGCGACTGAGGGATCTCCAAGCCAGTTGTAAGTCGGAAGACCGACCAAATCGAGCAAATAGTTCAACAAACCGTTACTATTGTAGATCCACATGAAAATAAGCACGAGCACGGCCGATGAAGTGACCGTAGGTAAGTAGAAAGCGACCCTGAAAAAATTACGGTAGCGAAGCTTCATATTCAATATCGAAGCCAGCACGAGCGACAGAATCGTCTGGGCAGGTACGACGATGAGCGCGTACTTAGCCGTGTTTCTTAGCGCGATCCATAGACGCGGATCGTCCACCATTCTCTCGAAGTTAGCCGTTCCGGTAAATTTGTAGCTTACCGTCCCGAGAAGATTCACTTTGTGAAACGATAAATAGATGGCGTAACCGATCGGCAGCAGTAAGAAACAGCCGAGTATAATGATCGTGGGAGCCATGAACGAATAGCCCGACAATAGATCCCTGATTTTGTTCTTCCCTTTCAATCTGGCCATGCTGAAGCTCTCCTTTCGGCCTTTCCGTGTTGGGGCGTGAAATGACTAAAGCCGTGAGCGCGTTCGCCTGCGGCTTCACTCGTTTCACGCCAACGCGTAAGCGACAAGCTTGGGACGCAGGCGCCAATGGCGGCCTTACGTCCCTCGCTTCTAAGTCACTTGAATTATTGCGCTGCCTTGATTTCTTTATTGGCGGTTTCTTGGGCTTTCTTCATTGCATCGGTCAACGAAGAACCTCCCGTGTATGCCGCTACGAACTGATTATTGAAGTTGGTCATGATCGTCGGTAGCGTAGAACCCGCTTGCCATGGAGTTGCGTAGGAAGAACCGGCTACAAGCGCGCCGCGCAACGCGTCTTTGTCATATCCAAGCTCAGCGGATACGGATTTGCGCGTCGGCAGAGCAAAGCCTTTGCTCGTCCAAGTTTTCATGCCTTCTTTGCCTGTCAAGTAAGAGAGAAGCTTCCATGCCGCTTCTTTCTTTTGGGAATTTTTATTCATAACGTAAGCGACCGTAAATGCCATCGTTCCTTTTTTGCCATTAACCGTAGGGACTTCGGCGGTTCCGAAGTCTACGTCTTTGAAGTTAGTCTGGATGTACGGGATCGCCCAGTTGCCTTCGATGACCATTGCCGCTTTTTGCTGACCGAACATTTCGCCGCCCCAGCCTGCGCCGACATCGGAAGGTTGTCCCGCCGTATTAGCTTTCGTATGCTGATCAATAACGAGGGACAGACCTTTCTCCGCTTCCGGAGTCGCGAACGCCGCCATGCCTTGATCGTCGGCAAGTTTACCGCCGAAAGCGTTGATCATGAACATTTGACGAGCCAGCTCGGGAGCTTGACCCAAACCGTATACTTCGACTTTTTTGCCGTTTTTCTTTGTCAACTTCTCGGAAACGGACAACAGCTCGTCCCAAGTCGTCGGAGGCGCAGTGATGCCGGCGTCGGCGAACATCTTTTTGTTATAGAACAACGCCAGCGTAGACGTATCTTTCGGGAAACCGTACATTTTGCCGTCCGCCGATTTGAATGCGTTAATCGTCGGAGCTTCGAAGTCGTTAATGTCGAATTCAGGAGTTACGTAACCGTCCAACGGCTCCAGTACGTCTTTCTCGATCAGGCCCGGAGCTTCGAATGCGTCCAGATAAAATACATCGGGAGCTTCGTTTCCGATTAGACGGGTTTTGATAACGTCCATGTACTGATCGGCGATAACTTCGTATTTCACTTTGACGTCGGGATTTTTCGCTTGGAACTCGTCTAACACCTGTTGCAGCAAAGCTTGCTCTTCCGGAGAAGAACCCCAACCCGCTAAAGTAACTTCAACCGGTTCTTTAGCCGGCGGTTGCGAAGCGCCATTGGATGGAGATGAGGACGGGGAAGCGCTCTCACCGTTCTTGGAATTGTTTCCGCAAGCGGATACAACCAATGCGAGAGCCAACATCAAAACTAACATGGTAGAAAATCTTTTTTTCATTTAAATCCTTCCTC
Encoded proteins:
- a CDS encoding ABC transporter substrate-binding protein, whose translation is MKKRFSTMLVLMLALALVVSACGNNSKNGESASPSSSPSNGASQPPAKEPVEVTLAGWGSSPEEQALLQQVLDEFQAKNPDVKVKYEVIADQYMDVIKTRLIGNEAPDVFYLDAFEAPGLIEKDVLEPLDGYVTPEFDINDFEAPTINAFKSADGKMYGFPKDTSTLALFYNKKMFADAGITAPPTTWDELLSVSEKLTKKNGKKVEVYGLGQAPELARQMFMINAFGGKLADDQGMAAFATPEAEKGLSLVIDQHTKANTAGQPSDVGAGWGGEMFGQQKAAMVIEGNWAIPYIQTNFKDVDFGTAEVPTVNGKKGTMAFTVAYVMNKNSQKKEAAWKLLSYLTGKEGMKTWTSKGFALPTRKSVSAELGYDKDALRGALVAGSSYATPWQAGSTLPTIMTNFNNQFVAAYTGGSSLTDAMKKAQETANKEIKAAQ
- a CDS encoding carbohydrate ABC transporter permease, which gives rise to MRSINRFRPVFYVLLSVYALITFVPFLWALSASFKSLPEIVSGGIHFIPKHFTLDNYQTIFKQEPLFSRWFLNSAFIAISVTIFNLLFNSMAGYALARIRFPGSTLMFYSILAMIMIPGQLTIIPSYLIIKELGWLNSYQAIIVPMAAQATYIFMMRQFFISFPKELEEAAELDGLGRFGLFFKVVLPLAKPALAAQTIFIFMGAWNEFLKPLMLMSDKSMFTLSVGLNTFKGQYISFWNYIMAASIIMTIPALLIYIFFNRFFVQGITFTGTK
- a CDS encoding ATP-binding protein, translating into MWKETLLQVLIAFLPVFIFMVWYSKPERTRYTHIALGLACCVGMLLNMNFSMVSEHGVYFDLRNIPFIIGSLYGGIPVATVLLVVYLVTKLNQITYHWEYIILAFFIIIYIPILFSRIPIFQSKNRKGKFINVALLCVILILIQNAAYVSSIPNLNWDVASKVLVFSSFFGLLLLAVTFMCVHFAELSYERIQLQIQLHEVSMKYRNEMRRLQQFIDNTPLMVVFCDINGKITHVNDMALKFVTPLGRNDILAQDFSFFLDKMDVRFEKSPVKRVLQGEDKLIEIVMLHGRTFYTVTCPINGMSAQGTDGVLFIGHDVTELQRLKDEVNKMERLSLVGQMAASITHEIRNPMAVIRGFVQLLNERSPSEHQSYFRIVLDELDRANAIINDFLSLAQNRIVEKEPSNLNELLNDLLPLIWADANLRGQMIELRLGEGMENLEMNSKEVKQLVLNLARNGMEAMSDKGVLRIETLDFEDTVQLRVTDNGVGIPPEKLERLFEPFYTTKTNGTGLGLALCLSIVERHNGKIHVESTVGQGTTFVVSFYKPGSMISDVRKHG
- a CDS encoding BaiN/RdsA family NAD(P)/FAD-dependent oxidoreductase, which translates into the protein MNYDVIVIGGGSAGLMASIAASKQGAKVLLLDKGEKLGRKLGISGGGRCNVTNNKEDDELIKHIPGNGRFLYSSFSNFNNKDIIAFFENLGIKLKEEDNGRMFPVTDRAKTVVDTLVGQIRKQGVEIKLNSPVDTIIYEDNRVAGVRLRSGEAIDGNAVIVASGGKSVPQTGSTGDGYPWAVKAGHTITELFPTEVPLTSNEPFITSKELQGLSLRDVSLSVWNPKGKKIIEHHGDMLFTHFGVSGPIALRCSQFVVKALKQFQVGNIEVSVDLMPDNSVDEVYSLTMRLTELEPRKSIKNILKACLPEKMIPLLLQQAGLAESLTYDNLPRQDWMQLAKLIKRFPIRVYGTLSIEDAFVTGGGIHLKEIDPRTMESKLVSGLYFCGEILDIHGYTGGYNITAAFSTGYSAGMNAAIR
- a CDS encoding carbohydrate ABC transporter permease; amino-acid sequence: MARLKGKNKIRDLLSGYSFMAPTIIILGCFLLLPIGYAIYLSFHKVNLLGTVSYKFTGTANFERMVDDPRLWIALRNTAKYALIVVPAQTILSLVLASILNMKLRYRNFFRVAFYLPTVTSSAVLVLIFMWIYNSNGLLNYLLDLVGLPTYNWLGDPSVALLGIMIMNIWSTAPLFMVIYLAALQDIPENLYEAADIDGANGWQKFWRITVPQLKPVTFYVVVMGIIGTFQLFDQSYIFSAGSGGPNNATLTMVLLIYQYAFKSMDMGYASALAFLLAVVIMLITLIQRLIFKEERLN
- a CDS encoding spore protein; this translates as MPREQGSSKSVRKAANRDRKDRSPLSPGFDKKLDGPNRPST